From the genome of Suricata suricatta isolate VVHF042 chromosome 3, meerkat_22Aug2017_6uvM2_HiC, whole genome shotgun sequence, one region includes:
- the FCRL1 gene encoding Fc receptor-like protein 1 isoform X1, with the protein MKPTHFPETTGFTTSSYSRQRPAPSRKLCALRLMARPSRPVEGSSLTLTCSSTPAPSRQLDVPLEFCFFRDGRALWPGWSRSPELLLPTVWREDSGSYWCEGNTMASKVTRSLRVQIQVQRVPVCNVSLETQPPGGQVQKGERLALVCQAAQGTGDITFFWYKGALGLSLQTKTQRSLAAKFEIPAVSDGDSDRYYCAADNGHGPSLSELVSVTVRIPVSRPVLTIRAPGAQAEEGDVLELRCEAPRGSPPILYRFYHKNVTLGRSSAPSGGGVSFNLSLTAEHSGNYSCEADNGLGARRSEAVPLRVTVLTEDRKELLASGILEGLLGVLGPTILALCCYGLKRRLVSPWRRNTVRNPSPADQPPGRRPPGSPRRSPPSPVPSVSSYVNSPAPPQGQSVYGNVNVVSGEEVYSLVYRTQQDRPPPAHIFCPAVPPPRTRVQDQVSQNPPLSFLLAHLSFFSTQLLKLLKLWPLWKTKTFPWPISSLICPHSGTETFGCSNKASLHKGILEARVDVSFGSRHVDDL; encoded by the exons atgaaacCCACTCactttcctgaaacgacaggcttCACCACCTCCAGTTACAGCCGCCAGCGCCCTGCCCCGTCCCGGAAGCTGTGTG ctctgcGCCTGATGGCCAGGCCCTCTCGGCCGGTGGAGGGGAGCTCGCTGACCCTGACCTGCAGCAGCACCCCGGCCCCTTCACGGCAGCTGGACGTCCCCCTCGAGTTCTGCTTCTTCAGAGACGGCCGGGCCCTGTGGCCGGGCTGGAGCAGGTCCCCGGAGCTCCTGCTCCCCACCGTGTGGAGGGAGGACTCTGGGTCCTACTGGTGTGAAGGGAACACCATGGCATCCAAAGTCACCCGGAGCCTGAGGGTCCAGATACAGGTGCAGA gagtcCCCGTCTGTAATGTGAGCTTGGAGACGCAGCCGCCCGGCGGGCAAGTGCAGAAGGGAGAGAGGCTGGCGCTCGTCTGCCAGGCCGCCCAGGGCACGGGAGACATCACCTTCTTCTGGTACAAAGGGgccctgggtttgagcctgcaaACAAAGACCCAGCGCTCTCTGGCCGCGAAGTTTGAGATCCCGGCGGTGAGTGACGGAGACTCGGACAGATACTACTGTGCCGCTGACAACGGCCACGGCCCCAGCCTCAGTGAGCTGGTGAGCGTCACCGTCAGAA TTCCAGTGTCCCGCCCCGTCCTCACCATCAGGGCGCCCGGGGCCCAGGCCGAGGAGGGGGACGTGCTGGAGCTTCGCTGCGAGGCCCCGAGGGGCTCGCCCCCCATCCTGTACCGGTTTTATCACAAGAACGTCACCCTGGGAAGGAGCTCCGCCCCCTCTGGAGGAGGAGTGTCCTTCAACCTCTCTCTGACCGCAGAACATTCTGGAAACTACTCCTGCGAGGCCGACAACGGCCTGGGGGCCCGGCGCAGCGAGGCGGTGCCGCTCAGAGTCACAG TGCTCACGGAGGACAGGAAAGAACTTCTCGCCTCGGGAATCctcgaggggctcctgggtgtcctGGGTCCCACCATTCTGGCCCTTTGTTGCTACGGGCTCAAGAGAAGACTCG TCAGCCCCTGGAGGAGAAACACCGTTAGGAATCCCAGCCCTGCGGACCAGCCCCCAG GAAGACGTCCACCCGGAAGCCCGCGCAG GAGCCCTCCGAGCCCGGTGCCATCGGTCTCCAGCTACGTCAACTCGCCTGCCCCTCCGCAGGGACAGTCTGTGTACGGAAACG tGAATGTTGTGAGCGGGGAGGAGGTTTACTCCTTGGTGTACCGCACGCAGCAGGACAGGCCACCACCAG CACACATCTTCTGTCCCGCAGTGCCGCCCCCGAGGACGCGTGTCCAGGACCAGGTGAGTCAGaatccccctctttctttccttcttgctcatctctctttcttctccacacAGCtcctcaaacttttaaaattatggccactttggaaaaccaaAACGTTTCCGTGGCCCATCTCTTCCCTCATCTGCCCACACAGTGGGACAGAGACATTTGGTTGTAGCAACAAAGCATCTCTGCACAAGGGGATTTTGGAGGCTCGCGTAGATGTCTCCTTTGGCAGCAGACACGTGGATGATTTGTAA
- the FCRL1 gene encoding Fc receptor-like protein 1 isoform X9: MKPTHFPETTGFTTSSYSRQRPAPSRKLCALRLMARPSRPVEGSSLTLTCSSTPAPSRQLDVPLEFCFFRDGRALWPGWSRSPELLLPTVWREDSGSYWCEGNTMASKVTRSLRVQIQVQRVPVCNVSLETQPPGGQVQKGERLALVCQAAQGTGDITFFWYKGALGLSLQTKTQRSLAAKFEIPAVSDGDSDRYYCAADNGHGPSLSELVSVTVRIPVSRPVLTIRAPGAQAEEGDVLELRCEAPRGSPPILYRFYHKNVTLGRSSAPSGGGVSFNLSLTAEHSGNYSCEADNGLGARRSEAVPLRVTVLTEDRKELLASGILEGLLGVLGPTILALCCYGLKRRLVSPWRRNTVRNPSPADQPPGRRPPGSPRSFDPFHTFPTDLIIQSMSPCLRVWESS; encoded by the exons atgaaacCCACTCactttcctgaaacgacaggcttCACCACCTCCAGTTACAGCCGCCAGCGCCCTGCCCCGTCCCGGAAGCTGTGTG ctctgcGCCTGATGGCCAGGCCCTCTCGGCCGGTGGAGGGGAGCTCGCTGACCCTGACCTGCAGCAGCACCCCGGCCCCTTCACGGCAGCTGGACGTCCCCCTCGAGTTCTGCTTCTTCAGAGACGGCCGGGCCCTGTGGCCGGGCTGGAGCAGGTCCCCGGAGCTCCTGCTCCCCACCGTGTGGAGGGAGGACTCTGGGTCCTACTGGTGTGAAGGGAACACCATGGCATCCAAAGTCACCCGGAGCCTGAGGGTCCAGATACAGGTGCAGA gagtcCCCGTCTGTAATGTGAGCTTGGAGACGCAGCCGCCCGGCGGGCAAGTGCAGAAGGGAGAGAGGCTGGCGCTCGTCTGCCAGGCCGCCCAGGGCACGGGAGACATCACCTTCTTCTGGTACAAAGGGgccctgggtttgagcctgcaaACAAAGACCCAGCGCTCTCTGGCCGCGAAGTTTGAGATCCCGGCGGTGAGTGACGGAGACTCGGACAGATACTACTGTGCCGCTGACAACGGCCACGGCCCCAGCCTCAGTGAGCTGGTGAGCGTCACCGTCAGAA TTCCAGTGTCCCGCCCCGTCCTCACCATCAGGGCGCCCGGGGCCCAGGCCGAGGAGGGGGACGTGCTGGAGCTTCGCTGCGAGGCCCCGAGGGGCTCGCCCCCCATCCTGTACCGGTTTTATCACAAGAACGTCACCCTGGGAAGGAGCTCCGCCCCCTCTGGAGGAGGAGTGTCCTTCAACCTCTCTCTGACCGCAGAACATTCTGGAAACTACTCCTGCGAGGCCGACAACGGCCTGGGGGCCCGGCGCAGCGAGGCGGTGCCGCTCAGAGTCACAG TGCTCACGGAGGACAGGAAAGAACTTCTCGCCTCGGGAATCctcgaggggctcctgggtgtcctGGGTCCCACCATTCTGGCCCTTTGTTGCTACGGGCTCAAGAGAAGACTCG TCAGCCCCTGGAGGAGAAACACCGTTAGGAATCCCAGCCCTGCGGACCAGCCCCCAG GAAGACGTCCACCCGGAAGCCCGCGCAG CTTTGACCCGTTTCACACATTCCCCACTGACTTGATTATTCAATCAATGAGCCCGTGTCTGAGGGTCTGGGAGTCAtcctga
- the FCRL1 gene encoding Fc receptor-like protein 1 isoform X4: MARPSRPVEGSSLTLTCSSTPAPSRQLDVPLEFCFFRDGRALWPGWSRSPELLLPTVWREDSGSYWCEGNTMASKVTRSLRVQIQVQRVPVCNVSLETQPPGGQVQKGERLALVCQAAQGTGDITFFWYKGALGLSLQTKTQRSLAAKFEIPAVSDGDSDRYYCAADNGHGPSLSELVSVTVRIPVSRPVLTIRAPGAQAEEGDVLELRCEAPRGSPPILYRFYHKNVTLGRSSAPSGGGVSFNLSLTAEHSGNYSCEADNGLGARRSEAVPLRVTVLTEDRKELLASGILEGLLGVLGPTILALCCYGLKRRLVSPWRRNTVRNPSPADQPPGRRPPGSPRRSPPSPVPSVSSYVNSPAPPQGQSVYGNVNVVSGEEVYSLVYRTQQDRPPPAHIFCPAVPPPRTRVQDQVSQNPPLSFLLAHLSFFSTQLLKLLKLWPLWKTKTFPWPISSLICPHSGTETFGCSNKASLHKGILEARVDVSFGSRHVDDL; the protein is encoded by the exons ATGGCCAGGCCCTCTCGGCCGGTGGAGGGGAGCTCGCTGACCCTGACCTGCAGCAGCACCCCGGCCCCTTCACGGCAGCTGGACGTCCCCCTCGAGTTCTGCTTCTTCAGAGACGGCCGGGCCCTGTGGCCGGGCTGGAGCAGGTCCCCGGAGCTCCTGCTCCCCACCGTGTGGAGGGAGGACTCTGGGTCCTACTGGTGTGAAGGGAACACCATGGCATCCAAAGTCACCCGGAGCCTGAGGGTCCAGATACAGGTGCAGA gagtcCCCGTCTGTAATGTGAGCTTGGAGACGCAGCCGCCCGGCGGGCAAGTGCAGAAGGGAGAGAGGCTGGCGCTCGTCTGCCAGGCCGCCCAGGGCACGGGAGACATCACCTTCTTCTGGTACAAAGGGgccctgggtttgagcctgcaaACAAAGACCCAGCGCTCTCTGGCCGCGAAGTTTGAGATCCCGGCGGTGAGTGACGGAGACTCGGACAGATACTACTGTGCCGCTGACAACGGCCACGGCCCCAGCCTCAGTGAGCTGGTGAGCGTCACCGTCAGAA TTCCAGTGTCCCGCCCCGTCCTCACCATCAGGGCGCCCGGGGCCCAGGCCGAGGAGGGGGACGTGCTGGAGCTTCGCTGCGAGGCCCCGAGGGGCTCGCCCCCCATCCTGTACCGGTTTTATCACAAGAACGTCACCCTGGGAAGGAGCTCCGCCCCCTCTGGAGGAGGAGTGTCCTTCAACCTCTCTCTGACCGCAGAACATTCTGGAAACTACTCCTGCGAGGCCGACAACGGCCTGGGGGCCCGGCGCAGCGAGGCGGTGCCGCTCAGAGTCACAG TGCTCACGGAGGACAGGAAAGAACTTCTCGCCTCGGGAATCctcgaggggctcctgggtgtcctGGGTCCCACCATTCTGGCCCTTTGTTGCTACGGGCTCAAGAGAAGACTCG TCAGCCCCTGGAGGAGAAACACCGTTAGGAATCCCAGCCCTGCGGACCAGCCCCCAG GAAGACGTCCACCCGGAAGCCCGCGCAG GAGCCCTCCGAGCCCGGTGCCATCGGTCTCCAGCTACGTCAACTCGCCTGCCCCTCCGCAGGGACAGTCTGTGTACGGAAACG tGAATGTTGTGAGCGGGGAGGAGGTTTACTCCTTGGTGTACCGCACGCAGCAGGACAGGCCACCACCAG CACACATCTTCTGTCCCGCAGTGCCGCCCCCGAGGACGCGTGTCCAGGACCAGGTGAGTCAGaatccccctctttctttccttcttgctcatctctctttcttctccacacAGCtcctcaaacttttaaaattatggccactttggaaaaccaaAACGTTTCCGTGGCCCATCTCTTCCCTCATCTGCCCACACAGTGGGACAGAGACATTTGGTTGTAGCAACAAAGCATCTCTGCACAAGGGGATTTTGGAGGCTCGCGTAGATGTCTCCTTTGGCAGCAGACACGTGGATGATTTGTAA